A segment of the Acidimicrobiales bacterium genome:
CTACATCAACTCGCCGAAGTTCAACCTCTACCAGTCGCTGCACACGACAGTGGTGGGGCCGCAGGGCAAGCCCCTCGAGATCCAGATCCGCACCCAGGAGATGCACCGCCGGGCGGAGTTCGGGATCGCCGCCCACTGGGGCTACAAGGAGGACACCACCCACCCAGGGAGCTCGCACTCCTCCGAGGACATGGCCTGGCTGCAGCGGATCGTGGACTGGGAGCGCGACACCCCCGACCCGATCGAGTTCCTCGAGACCCTGAAGCTCGACCTCGACCAGGGCGAGGTCTACGTCTTCACGCCGAAGGGGGCGATCGTCACCCTCCCGACGGGAGCCACGCCGGTCGACTTCGCCTACGCGATCCACACTGAGGTCGGCCACCACTGCATCGGGGCGCGGGTGAACGGCCGCCTCGTCCCCCTCGAGAACAAGCTCGCCTCGGGGGACACCGCCGAGATCTTCACGTCCAAGGTGCCGACGGCCGGGCCGAGCCAGGACTGGCTGCGCTTCGCCGCCTCCCCGCGGGCGCGCAACAAGATCCGCCAGTGGTTCTCGCGCGAACGGCGCGAGGACGCGATCGAGAACGGCCGCGACGAGCTCGCGAAGGCGCTGCGGCGCGAGGGCCTCCCCGTGCAGCGCCTGTCCAGCTCGGCGGCCCTCGGCGAGCTCGCCGAGGAGATGGGCTTCGTCGACCTCGACGGCCTCTACGCGGCGATCGGCGAGGGGCACTGCTCGGCGCGCGGCGTGGTGCAGCGGCTGCAGCGGGATCTCGTCGGCGGAGAGGAGCAGCTCCCGACGACGGTCCTGCAGACGCGGCGGCCGAGCGCGCGGCGCGGCGGCTCGGCGGGTGTCTACGTCGAGGGCCTCGACGACATGATGGTGCGCCTCAGCCGCTGCTGCACCCCTGTCCCCGGCGACAAGATCATCGGCTTCGTCACCCGCGGGCGGGGCGTCTCGGTCCACCGCGAGGGTTGCGTGAACGCGACCGCCCTCACCGGTGGCGACAACGAGCGCCTCATCGAGGTCGAGTGGGACGACTCGCAGTCGGGTGTCTACGTCTCGGCGATCGAGGTCAAGGCCTTCAACCGGTCACAGCTCCTCGTCGACGTGGCGCGCGTGCTCGCCGAGCACCACGTGAACATCATCTCTTCGTCGTCGCGCATCGCAGCCGATAGGGTCGCTGCGATGCGTTTCGAGTGTGAACTCGCCGACGCCGCGCACCTCGACTCCGTCCTCGGCTCGCTCCGCCAGCTCGAGGGCGTCTACGACGCGTACCGCCTCCTCCCCGGCGGTGGTCGCAGCCTCCAGCCCGCCGGGAAGTGACCGCCTTTCAGGCACCCACGGGCACGCGTGACGTGCTCGCTCCGGAGAGCGCGCGCATCGAGCAGCTCGTCGCGACTTTCGCCGGGCTCTGCAGGAGGGCCGCCTACGGCCTCGTGCTCTCGCCGATGTTCGAGGACGCGGGGGTCTTTCGCCGTGGTGTCGGGGAGGCCTCCGACGTCGTGACCAAGGAGATGTACGAGTTCGAGGACCGCGGCGGCCGCCTGCTCGCGCTCCGCCCCGAGGGGACGGCATCAGTCGTACGCGCCTACGTGCAGCACCGCCCGCCGGTGCCCTTCAAGTCCTGGTACGTGACGCCGGCGTTCCGCTACGAGCGGCCGCAGGCGGGCCGCTACCGCCAGCACCACCAGTTCGGCGTGGAGGCGATCGGATCGGCCGACCCCGACCTCGACGTCGAGGTCGTCGCCCTCCTCGACGAGTACCTGCGAGCCGCCGGGCTCTCGAAGCTCGTGCTGCGGATCAACTCGATGGGCGACGACGAGTGCCGTCCGGGGTATCTTGCGGCGCTCGAGGTCTTCCTCGCGGCGCACGCCGACGAGCTCTGCGGCGAGCACCGCGAGGGGTGGGCGCGCAACCCGCTGCGGGTGCTCGACTGCAAGCGGGAGGAGTGCGTCGCGCTCCGCCCCGAGATGCCCGTCCTCTCCTCGATGCGCTGCGACAACTGCGAGCACCACTTCGCGCGCGTCGTCGCCGGCCTCGACGCGCTCGGCGTCGGCTACCAGTTCGACGACTTCCTCGTGCGCGGCCTCGACTACTACACGCGCACGACCTTCGAGTTCGGCTCGCTCGCCCTGCAGTCCGCGCAGAACGCGGTCGGCGGCGGCGGCCGCTACGACAAGCTCGTCGCCGCCCTCGGCGGCCCCGAGACGCCGGGCATCGGCTTCGCGACCGGGATCGAGCGGGTGCTGCTCGCCCTCGACGCCGAGGGCGCCGCGCCGGCGGGCGAGGACGGGGTCGACCTCTTCGTCGTCGACCTCACCGGCGGCGCCTCGGCGCGCGACCTCACCCACCAGCTCCGCCGCCTCGGCTTCTCGGCCGAGCGCGCCTTCGACCAGCGGTCGATGAAGGCCCAGCTCCGCCAGGCCGACCGCTCCGGCGCGACCGTTGCGATCATCGTCGGCGAGGACGAGCTCGCCCGACGCCAGGTCACCGCCCGCGTGCTGCGCGGCCCCGACGCCCACCACCAGGAGTCCTTCGACGTGGACGACCTCGCCCCTTCCCTGCAGAAGCTGCTCGCCGGGGCGCGCCCGTGAGCGGCCCCCGTCCGCTCGGGCTGCGCACCGACTACTGCGGGGCCCTCGGTCCCGACGACGTCGGCCGCGAGGTCGCGATCTGCGGCTGGGTGGCGCACCGCCGCGAGCACGGCGAGCACCTCGCCTTCGTCGACGTGCGCGACCACACCGGCCTCGTGCAGTGCGTGATCGACACCCGCCTCACGGTGCGCAGCGAGTACGTAGTGCGCGTCACCGGGTCGCTCAGGCTGCGGCCGGAGGGGACCGAGAACCCCGAGCTCGCGACGGGCCTCGTCGAGCTGTCCGACTGCGAGGTGGAGATCCTCTCCGAGGCCCAGCCGCCGCCGTTCGTCATCGACGGCCACAGCGAGACAGACGAGAGCGTCCGCCTCCGCCACCGCTACCTCGACCTTCGCTCGACGCGCATGCAGCACAACCTGCGGCTGCGCGCCCGCATCAACCAGGCGCTGCGTGAGCAGATGGCGGCCCAGGACTTCCTCGAGATCGAGACCCCGTTGCTCTGGACTCCGACTCCCGAGGGGGCGCGGGAGTTCGCGATCCCCTCCCGGCTGCAGCACGGCGCGTTCTACGTCCTCCCGCAGTCGCCGCAGATCGCGAAGCAGCTCTCGATGGTCGGCGGGATGGACCGCTACTACCAGATCGCCCGCTGCATGCGCGACGAGGACCTGCGCGCGGACCGCCAGTTCGAGTTCACCCAGCTCGACCTCGAGGCCTCCTTCGTCACCGAGCGCGACGTGCGCGACGCGGTCACCGCCGCGCTCTACGCGGCGGTCGAGGCGGTGCGCGGCGAACGGCCGGAGGCTCCCGTCGAGATGACCTGGGACGAGGCGCTCGACCGCTTTGGCTCGGACAAGCCGGACCTGCGCTTCGCGATGGAGCTCGTCGAGCTCACCCCCGCGCTCGAGAAGACCGAGTTCAAGGCCTTCCGGTCGGCCGACGAGGCGCACCCCGCCTCGGTGCGGGCGATCGTCCTTCCCGGTGGCGCGGAGCTCGGGCGCGCCCGCCTCGACGCGCTCATCGAACGGGCCAAGGCGCTCGGGGCCAAGGGCCTCGTCTGGATGCGAGTCGTCGCTGGCGTAGAGGGGCCCGACCTCGAGTCGCCGATCGCGAAGTTCCTCTCCGACGCCGAGCGCGCCGAGATGGTCCACCTCTGCGGCGCGGCCGCCGGCGACCTGCTGCTCATCGTCGCCGACGAGCACCGCACCGCCTCGCAGGTCCTCGGCCAGCTGCGCGTCGACCTCGGCCGGCCGCCGGTGAGCGAAGGGCCGCTCCGCTTCTGCTGGGTCGTCGACTTCCCGCTCTTCGAGGGCTACGACGAGGCGGGGGACCTCGTCGCCGCGCACCATCCCTTCACGATGCCGAAGCCGGGCGACCTCGAGAAGTTCGACTCCGACCCCCTCGCGGTGCGCGCCCAGTCCTACGACCTCGTGCTGAACGGCTGGGAGCTCGGCTCGGGGAGCATCCGCATCCACCGCCCCGACATCCAGGCGAAGGTCTTCAGCGCGCTCGGCATCTCCGACGAGGAGGCAGCGGCGCGCTTCGGCTTCCTGCTCGGCGCCTTCGCCTACGGCGCGCCCCCGCACGGCGGCTTCGCCGTCGGCCTCGACCGCTTCGTCGCGGTGCTCGCCGGCGAGGAGAACATCCGCGAGGTGATCGCCTTCCCGAAGACCCAGTCCGGGACCGACCTCATGACCGGCGCCCCCCGCGCCCTCGGCGCCCGCCAGCTCCGCGAGCTCGGGATCAACGTCGTCGTCCCCCCCGAAAAGGGGGGAGCCCCCTCCGGGCCGGGCTGAGTTGCCGACCGGCGGCGGGAGCCTCTTTGACGCCGCGGCCGCGAGCGAGCTCGAGTCGCGTGCGCCGCTCGCGGCGCGCCTGCGCCCCCGCCGCCTCGACGAGGTCATCGGCCAGCGCCACCTGCTCGGCGAGGGCGCGCCCTTCCGCCGTCTCGTCGAGAGCGACCGCCTCTCCTCGGCGATCTTCTTCGGCCCCCCGGGGACCGGCAAGACCACCGTCGCCCGCCTCGTCGCCGACACCTCCGCGAAGACCTTCGTACAGCTGTCCGCCGTCTCGGCGGGGGTGAAGGACGTCCGCGAGGAGCTCGAGGGGGCGCGCCGATGCCTCGGCGAGTCGGGGCGGGGGACGATCCTTTTCCTCGACGAGATCCACCGCTTCAGCCGCGCCCAGCAGGACGCCCTCCTCCCCGGCGTGGAGGAGGGCGTCGTCGTGCTGATCGGGGCGACGACCGAGAACCCCTTCTTCGCGCTGAACGCCCCGCTGCTCAGCCGCTCCACCCTGTTCCGCTTCGAGCCGCTCACGCGCGACGACCTCGAGGCGCTCGTCGGCCGCGCCCTCGAGCGCGAGGGAGCCTCCGCGGCGCCGGACGCGGTGGCCGCCGCCTGCTCGCTCGCCGAGGGCGACGCGCGCGGCGTGCTCACCTCGATCGAGGTCGCCGTCGCGATCGCGCGCGGCAGGGGCGAGCCGCCGGTCGTCACCCTCGCCGACGTCGAGGCGGCGCGCACCACGCGCGCGCTGCGCTTCAGCCCCGACGACCACTACGACATGGTGAGCGCCTTCATCAAGTCGCTGCGCGGCTCGGACCCCGACGCCGCCGTCTA
Coding sequences within it:
- the aspS gene encoding aspartate--tRNA ligase: MSGPRPLGLRTDYCGALGPDDVGREVAICGWVAHRREHGEHLAFVDVRDHTGLVQCVIDTRLTVRSEYVVRVTGSLRLRPEGTENPELATGLVELSDCEVEILSEAQPPPFVIDGHSETDESVRLRHRYLDLRSTRMQHNLRLRARINQALREQMAAQDFLEIETPLLWTPTPEGAREFAIPSRLQHGAFYVLPQSPQIAKQLSMVGGMDRYYQIARCMRDEDLRADRQFEFTQLDLEASFVTERDVRDAVTAALYAAVEAVRGERPEAPVEMTWDEALDRFGSDKPDLRFAMELVELTPALEKTEFKAFRSADEAHPASVRAIVLPGGAELGRARLDALIERAKALGAKGLVWMRVVAGVEGPDLESPIAKFLSDAERAEMVHLCGAAAGDLLLIVADEHRTASQVLGQLRVDLGRPPVSEGPLRFCWVVDFPLFEGYDEAGDLVAAHHPFTMPKPGDLEKFDSDPLAVRAQSYDLVLNGWELGSGSIRIHRPDIQAKVFSALGISDEEAAARFGFLLGAFAYGAPPHGGFAVGLDRFVAVLAGEENIREVIAFPKTQSGTDLMTGAPRALGARQLRELGINVVVPPEKGGAPSGPG
- a CDS encoding bifunctional (p)ppGpp synthetase/guanosine-3',5'-bis(diphosphate) 3'-pyrophosphohydrolase is translated as MALVDPLTEAAAPPSAGASGHGVSAETLLGLLGTHRPSDDLSAVKAAFDLACKAHEGQTRLSGEPYVTHSIAVAEIVAGLGLDATSAAAALLHDVVEDTEVSLGEIESAFGPVIAQIVDGVTKLDRLHFSSKEAQQAATVRKMLVAMAKDWRVLVIKLADRLHNMQTLSVMPEWKQHRTAQQTLDIYAPLAHRLGIEEMKWRLEDLSFASLHPKRYAEIAQMVATRAPRREPELALVIEILRGRLSALGIDAVVTGRPKHLWSIYEKMVLRGKEFDEIYDLVGIRIVVESEKDCWAALGSVHALWPPVQGRFKDYINSPKFNLYQSLHTTVVGPQGKPLEIQIRTQEMHRRAEFGIAAHWGYKEDTTHPGSSHSSEDMAWLQRIVDWERDTPDPIEFLETLKLDLDQGEVYVFTPKGAIVTLPTGATPVDFAYAIHTEVGHHCIGARVNGRLVPLENKLASGDTAEIFTSKVPTAGPSQDWLRFAASPRARNKIRQWFSRERREDAIENGRDELAKALRREGLPVQRLSSSAALGELAEEMGFVDLDGLYAAIGEGHCSARGVVQRLQRDLVGGEEQLPTTVLQTRRPSARRGGSAGVYVEGLDDMMVRLSRCCTPVPGDKIIGFVTRGRGVSVHREGCVNATALTGGDNERLIEVEWDDSQSGVYVSAIEVKAFNRSQLLVDVARVLAEHHVNIISSSSRIAADRVAAMRFECELADAAHLDSVLGSLRQLEGVYDAYRLLPGGGRSLQPAGK
- a CDS encoding replication-associated recombination protein A, whose product is MPTGGGSLFDAAAASELESRAPLAARLRPRRLDEVIGQRHLLGEGAPFRRLVESDRLSSAIFFGPPGTGKTTVARLVADTSAKTFVQLSAVSAGVKDVREELEGARRCLGESGRGTILFLDEIHRFSRAQQDALLPGVEEGVVVLIGATTENPFFALNAPLLSRSTLFRFEPLTRDDLEALVGRALEREGASAAPDAVAAACSLAEGDARGVLTSIEVAVAIARGRGEPPVVTLADVEAARTTRALRFSPDDHYDMVSAFIKSLRGSDPDAAVYWMARLLAAGEDPRFVARRMVILASEDVGMADPTGLVVATAAAEALERVGLPEAALNLAQAAVHLALAPKSNATAKALWAAQADVEHEPAGAVPERLRDAHYKGATALGHGRGYEYPHDDPRGFVEGVYLPKELAGRRYFVPSAHGREAELGARLEALRRGEAPDGEPERQPDGPREGGGSDER
- the hisS gene encoding histidine--tRNA ligase; this translates as MTAFQAPTGTRDVLAPESARIEQLVATFAGLCRRAAYGLVLSPMFEDAGVFRRGVGEASDVVTKEMYEFEDRGGRLLALRPEGTASVVRAYVQHRPPVPFKSWYVTPAFRYERPQAGRYRQHHQFGVEAIGSADPDLDVEVVALLDEYLRAAGLSKLVLRINSMGDDECRPGYLAALEVFLAAHADELCGEHREGWARNPLRVLDCKREECVALRPEMPVLSSMRCDNCEHHFARVVAGLDALGVGYQFDDFLVRGLDYYTRTTFEFGSLALQSAQNAVGGGGRYDKLVAALGGPETPGIGFATGIERVLLALDAEGAAPAGEDGVDLFVVDLTGGASARDLTHQLRRLGFSAERAFDQRSMKAQLRQADRSGATVAIIVGEDELARRQVTARVLRGPDAHHQESFDVDDLAPSLQKLLAGARP